The following are encoded together in the Geobacter sulfurreducens PCA genome:
- a CDS encoding glycosyltransferase family 2 protein, with protein sequence MGYCIIIPAYNAARTLPAVVREVLGLGMPCLVVDDGSTDGTSATVEGLGVHLLRHDGNRGKGAALRTGFEWALAHGYSGVVTLDADGQHDPTAIPLLAATARERNVDILIASRDTQFREMAGLRSVWNRFGVWCMRKRTGFTITDSQSGFRWYSARLLKGVSLEASGYHLEMEILMKAWRGGFAIDSLPVAARVADGRATSHFRPVRDTWNICMTFLRHM encoded by the coding sequence TTGGGATACTGTATAATCATACCAGCCTACAACGCGGCCCGGACCCTGCCGGCCGTGGTCCGGGAAGTCCTCGGCCTGGGGATGCCATGCCTCGTGGTGGACGACGGCTCCACCGACGGGACCTCCGCCACGGTGGAGGGGCTGGGGGTACACCTGCTGCGCCACGACGGCAACCGCGGCAAGGGAGCGGCCCTGCGGACCGGCTTCGAGTGGGCGCTCGCGCACGGATACTCCGGCGTGGTGACCCTGGACGCCGACGGCCAGCACGACCCCACGGCCATCCCGCTCCTGGCGGCTACGGCCCGGGAGCGCAACGTCGACATCCTCATCGCCTCCCGCGATACCCAGTTCCGGGAGATGGCGGGGCTTCGCTCCGTCTGGAACCGCTTCGGCGTCTGGTGCATGAGGAAGCGGACCGGCTTCACCATCACCGACAGCCAGTCCGGGTTCCGCTGGTACTCCGCCCGGCTCCTGAAAGGGGTCTCCCTGGAGGCGAGCGGCTACCACCTGGAGATGGAAATCCTCATGAAGGCATGGCGGGGTGGATTCGCCATCGATTCGCTCCCCGTGGCCGCCCGGGTGGCGGACGGACGTGCCACGAGCCATTTCCGGCCGGTGCGGGATACCTGGAATATCTGCATGACGTTCCTGCGCCACATGTGA
- a CDS encoding polysaccharide deacetylase family protein → MPVLNALTIDVEDWYHVCGLPGEPVVSPDTERVVPAVGRLLALLARRGCRATFFLLGSVAQRHPGLAPSIAEAGHEIASHGWSHRLVTGLSPEEFRTELRRTGDLLERQTGRRPVGFRAPQWSLCRRRTPWAFPILRDEGYRYDSSLSPLPFVGDRRGPRGPFRIDTPAGPLVEVPPLVTRTPLGNLPTGGGWGFRFFPLGLIGASVAGLNRRGMPAVLYVHPREVDPEGPRLALPPLRSFVAYGPRSDAAPRLDALLERFSFTTLDQLVDRWDTV, encoded by the coding sequence ATGCCCGTTCTGAATGCCCTGACCATCGACGTGGAGGACTGGTACCATGTCTGCGGACTCCCCGGCGAGCCGGTCGTCAGTCCTGACACGGAGCGGGTCGTTCCCGCCGTCGGACGGCTGCTGGCGCTGCTGGCCAGGCGCGGCTGCCGGGCCACCTTCTTTCTGCTCGGCTCCGTGGCCCAACGGCATCCGGGCCTGGCGCCGTCAATCGCCGAAGCGGGCCATGAGATTGCTTCGCACGGCTGGTCCCACCGGCTCGTGACCGGGCTCTCTCCCGAAGAATTCCGGACGGAGCTGCGGCGAACCGGTGACCTCCTGGAACGGCAGACCGGCCGGCGCCCCGTGGGATTCCGGGCACCCCAGTGGTCCCTCTGCCGCCGGCGGACCCCCTGGGCCTTTCCCATCCTGCGGGATGAGGGATACCGGTACGATTCCAGTCTCTCGCCGCTCCCCTTCGTGGGAGACCGGCGCGGTCCGCGCGGTCCGTTCAGGATCGACACCCCGGCGGGGCCCCTGGTGGAGGTGCCGCCCCTGGTGACGCGGACCCCCTTGGGAAACCTGCCGACGGGCGGCGGGTGGGGCTTCCGGTTCTTTCCGCTGGGGCTGATCGGGGCCAGCGTAGCGGGATTGAACCGGCGCGGCATGCCGGCGGTGCTGTACGTTCATCCCCGGGAGGTTGACCCGGAGGGCCCGCGGCTGGCGCTGCCGCCCCTGCGCTCCTTCGTGGCCTACGGACCGCGTAGCGATGCGGCACCGCGACTCGACGCCCTGCTGGAACGATTCTCATTCACTACACTCGATCAGTTGGTTGACCGTTGGGATACTGTATAA
- a CDS encoding B12-binding domain-containing radical SAM protein, translating into MNILLLRPHPGNDRFGLGPFFRVEPLGLEYIGAALRAHGHTVTAADLRFRPGAATWVRRTRPRLVGISCLHALEYERVVETAREVRRASPDAFIFVGGHAAAAFPAPLECDAVDAICRDDGEEIVPLVAAALAKGGRLDEVPGLRLREPDGWRDTPCLDRQTCLDLVPLPARDLVDRHRSGYHCLLFKPVWLVETARGCPHRCSFCSVWQLYGRSCRERSIAAVVEDFATAGDSIFVADDLFWHNPARSLELAEALKKRGVFKRWILVQTRTDLICRSADLMAAWRPLAKDFDIFLGLEAATDKGLAGITKDSGVAESVEAVRLARELRYGINGNFLIDPDWGEDDFRDLWDFVARYGLQRAGFTILTPLSGTDFFREVAPRIARQPWSNFDMHHLLWDPRVGAPRFFELYAETWRRSILNTSGDKSLVDWMKQVRPSQIPYIARVLWRTQRMMKPEAYLREYEATRPRTTEPLVDFSAGAYCGGAA; encoded by the coding sequence ATGAACATTCTCCTGCTCCGCCCCCATCCCGGCAACGACCGGTTCGGCCTCGGCCCCTTCTTTCGGGTCGAGCCCCTGGGGCTCGAATACATCGGCGCGGCGCTTCGCGCCCACGGCCACACCGTTACCGCGGCAGATCTTCGCTTCCGCCCCGGTGCCGCAACCTGGGTCAGGCGCACCCGGCCCCGTCTCGTGGGAATATCCTGCCTCCACGCCCTGGAGTACGAGCGGGTGGTTGAAACGGCCCGTGAGGTCAGGCGGGCAAGCCCCGATGCCTTCATCTTCGTGGGGGGGCATGCGGCCGCCGCCTTTCCCGCTCCTCTGGAGTGCGACGCGGTGGACGCCATCTGCCGCGACGACGGGGAGGAAATCGTGCCCCTGGTTGCCGCCGCCCTGGCGAAGGGTGGGCGGCTTGACGAGGTACCGGGGCTCCGGCTGCGCGAACCCGACGGCTGGCGCGACACCCCCTGCCTCGACCGCCAGACCTGCCTCGACCTCGTGCCGCTCCCGGCCCGGGACCTGGTGGACCGGCACCGCTCCGGCTACCACTGCCTTCTCTTTAAGCCGGTCTGGCTCGTGGAGACGGCCCGGGGCTGCCCCCACCGCTGCTCCTTCTGCTCCGTCTGGCAGCTCTACGGCCGTTCCTGCCGCGAGCGGAGCATTGCCGCGGTGGTGGAGGATTTCGCCACGGCCGGGGATTCGATCTTCGTGGCCGACGACCTCTTCTGGCACAATCCGGCCCGGAGCCTGGAGCTGGCCGAGGCGCTGAAAAAGCGCGGGGTTTTCAAACGCTGGATTCTCGTCCAGACCCGCACCGACCTCATCTGCCGGAGCGCCGACCTCATGGCCGCCTGGCGTCCCCTGGCCAAGGATTTCGACATCTTTCTGGGGCTGGAGGCGGCCACGGACAAGGGGCTCGCCGGGATCACCAAGGATTCCGGCGTGGCCGAGAGCGTGGAGGCGGTCCGCCTTGCCCGCGAACTGCGCTACGGCATCAACGGCAATTTCCTCATCGATCCTGATTGGGGTGAGGACGATTTCCGCGACCTCTGGGACTTTGTGGCCCGCTACGGCCTCCAGCGGGCCGGGTTCACGATCCTCACGCCCCTGTCCGGCACCGATTTCTTCCGGGAAGTGGCCCCGCGCATTGCCCGCCAGCCCTGGTCCAACTTCGACATGCACCACCTCCTGTGGGACCCCCGGGTGGGCGCCCCGCGTTTCTTCGAGCTCTATGCCGAGACCTGGCGCCGCTCCATCCTCAATACCTCGGGAGACAAGAGCCTGGTGGACTGGATGAAGCAGGTCCGCCCCTCCCAGATTCCCTACATCGCCCGGGTCCTCTGGCGGACCCAGCGGATGATGAAGCCCGAGGCCTATCTCAGGGAGTACGAGGCGACCCGGCCCCGGACAACGGAGCCCCTGGTGGATTTCAGCGCCGGGGCGTACTGCGGGGGAGCCGCCTGA
- a CDS encoding B12-binding domain-containing radical SAM protein encodes MSRSPRLLLIYPATHKLGWARYFQLPSHSLQMVAAATPRHWEVILADEVHDEVPFDGTFDLVGITAMTHQATRAYEIADRFRARGVPVVMGGIHPTVLPDEALEHADAVVVGEAEPVWAHLLDDLLAGRLAPVYRAPVPTDEILSAPWPRREILAGRRYLTTQTVQASRGCPYDCSFCTVTPYFGRTFRYRDPDDILAEIRSFRRKLVVFLDDNLLGDPAKARPILRGLAEMNVRWGSQTNLRFAEDPELLKLVADSGCIGLFVGIESVTGAHANMAKSGTRYSQADLMKRVRDAGIILETSIIFGFDDHDESVFETTVRFLEECSPSVPTFHILTPYPGTALFRQFQEEGRLLTTDWSRYDHSTVVFRPRLMSPERLHRGWLEARREAYSWRAIATRVMRNPGRRLTNFAYNMLRKGPNDLLEDGAP; translated from the coding sequence ATGTCCCGTTCCCCTCGGCTGCTGCTGATCTACCCGGCGACCCACAAGCTCGGTTGGGCGCGCTATTTTCAGCTTCCCTCCCATTCGCTCCAGATGGTGGCCGCGGCCACGCCCCGCCACTGGGAGGTGATCCTGGCCGACGAGGTCCATGACGAGGTCCCCTTTGACGGAACCTTCGACCTGGTGGGGATCACGGCCATGACCCACCAGGCGACGCGGGCCTATGAGATCGCCGACCGGTTCCGGGCCCGGGGTGTCCCCGTGGTGATGGGGGGAATCCACCCCACGGTCCTGCCCGACGAGGCACTGGAGCACGCCGACGCGGTGGTGGTGGGGGAGGCCGAGCCGGTCTGGGCGCACCTTCTCGACGACCTCCTGGCCGGGCGGCTCGCACCGGTCTACCGGGCGCCGGTCCCCACGGACGAAATCCTCTCCGCCCCCTGGCCCCGCCGCGAGATCCTGGCTGGCCGCCGCTACCTCACCACCCAGACGGTCCAGGCGAGCCGGGGCTGCCCCTACGACTGCTCCTTCTGCACCGTCACTCCCTACTTCGGCCGCACCTTCCGCTACCGCGACCCCGACGACATCCTGGCAGAGATTCGCTCCTTCAGACGCAAGCTCGTGGTCTTTCTCGACGACAACCTCCTGGGCGATCCGGCCAAGGCCCGGCCCATCCTGCGGGGGCTGGCCGAGATGAACGTCCGCTGGGGCTCCCAGACCAATCTCCGTTTTGCCGAGGACCCGGAGCTCCTGAAACTCGTGGCGGACTCGGGGTGCATCGGCCTCTTCGTGGGGATCGAGTCGGTGACCGGGGCCCACGCCAACATGGCCAAGTCCGGCACCCGTTACTCCCAGGCCGATCTCATGAAGCGGGTCCGCGACGCCGGCATCATCCTGGAAACCTCCATCATCTTCGGTTTCGACGACCACGACGAGAGCGTCTTCGAGACCACGGTCCGCTTCCTGGAGGAGTGCTCCCCCAGCGTCCCCACCTTCCACATCCTCACCCCCTACCCCGGCACGGCCCTGTTCCGCCAGTTCCAGGAGGAGGGGCGGCTCCTGACCACCGACTGGTCCCGTTACGATCACTCTACCGTGGTCTTCCGGCCCCGTCTCATGTCTCCCGAACGGCTTCACCGGGGCTGGCTGGAGGCACGCCGTGAGGCCTACTCCTGGCGGGCCATCGCCACCCGCGTCATGCGCAATCCGGGGCGCCGCCTGACGAATTTCGCCTACAACATGCTGCGCAAGGGACCAAACGACCTGCTGGAGGATGGGGCGCCGTAG
- a CDS encoding DMT family transporter has product MTRLIVFGILAAFFFSSTFVLNRAMSLEGGHWAWTASLRYGYMLLLLCTWLLLKGRRGVLIAAWDAFRRNWLFWTTAGSVGCGAFYALISFSASFAPGWVVATTWQITILATPVVLLLFGRRVPARGVLFTAMIFLGIVLVTLEQATAAPLGDILRGVVPVVAAAFAYPLGNQMVWEARHGTSSLLPAITDPVVDDSFGRVLLMVLGSIPFWVVLLIVAAPPPPSPGQLVNTALVAVFSGVIATSLFLHARHCASTTYELAAIDATQSTEVIFSLLGEIVFLHGALPGSSGTAGLVLVVGGLMLYVRAQTAGPLKEMVHSRAEKG; this is encoded by the coding sequence ATGACCCGTTTGATTGTCTTCGGAATACTTGCGGCATTCTTCTTCAGCAGCACGTTCGTGCTCAACCGGGCCATGAGCCTGGAGGGAGGGCACTGGGCATGGACCGCGAGCCTGCGCTACGGATACATGCTGCTTCTGCTCTGCACCTGGTTGCTGCTGAAAGGACGACGGGGGGTACTGATTGCTGCATGGGACGCCTTTCGCCGGAATTGGCTGTTCTGGACCACGGCGGGAAGTGTCGGCTGCGGGGCGTTTTACGCCCTGATCTCCTTCAGCGCGTCGTTCGCTCCCGGCTGGGTGGTGGCAACCACCTGGCAGATTACCATCCTCGCGACACCGGTGGTGCTCCTGCTGTTCGGCCGCCGGGTGCCGGCCAGGGGGGTGTTGTTCACTGCCATGATTTTTCTCGGCATTGTGCTGGTTACCCTTGAGCAGGCAACCGCCGCTCCGCTGGGCGACATCCTGCGGGGGGTAGTGCCGGTTGTGGCCGCGGCATTCGCCTATCCCCTGGGCAACCAGATGGTGTGGGAGGCCCGCCATGGGACATCTTCTCTGCTGCCGGCCATAACGGACCCCGTCGTCGACGACAGCTTCGGGAGGGTACTGCTCATGGTGCTCGGCTCGATCCCCTTCTGGGTCGTGCTGCTCATCGTGGCAGCGCCCCCGCCCCCCTCGCCCGGTCAGTTGGTCAACACGGCCCTGGTGGCGGTGTTTTCCGGCGTCATTGCCACGAGCCTGTTTCTTCATGCCCGGCATTGCGCGTCAACTACCTACGAACTTGCCGCCATTGATGCGACCCAATCGACCGAGGTTATTTTTTCGCTTCTAGGGGAGATCGTCTTTCTCCATGGCGCACTGCCGGGCTCGTCGGGCACCGCGGGGCTGGTGCTGGTCGTCGGCGGGCTCATGCTGTATGTCCGGGCCCAGACCGCGGGTCCGCTTAAAGAAATGGTTCACAGCCGGGCAGAGAAAGGGTAA
- a CDS encoding DUF2721 domain-containing protein: MQPEPVVSNIAHVIQMSVAPVFLLTGVGAILSVLINRLGRIVDRARVIEQHLADVASDGRALARLELTTLGRRMRLINWAISSCTISALLVCVVIALLFVGAFLHVNVSDVAALLFVFAMLALIGGLLGFLREIYLAIATARLGMR; encoded by the coding sequence ATGCAGCCAGAGCCCGTCGTTTCGAACATTGCCCATGTCATCCAGATGTCTGTCGCGCCGGTTTTTCTCCTCACCGGTGTCGGCGCGATTCTGTCCGTGCTCATCAATCGGCTGGGCCGCATCGTTGACCGTGCCCGCGTCATCGAACAGCACCTTGCCGATGTCGCCAGTGATGGCAGGGCCTTGGCCAGGCTTGAGCTGACAACGCTCGGTCGCCGCATGCGGTTGATCAACTGGGCCATCAGTTCGTGCACGATAAGCGCGCTCCTCGTGTGCGTGGTCATAGCCCTGCTTTTTGTGGGTGCGTTCCTCCACGTCAATGTGTCGGACGTTGCCGCCCTGCTGTTCGTGTTTGCCATGCTCGCACTGATCGGAGGCTTGCTGGGCTTTCTCCGGGAGATCTACCTGGCGATCGCCACTGCACGCCTGGGGATGCGCTGA
- a CDS encoding IS4-like element ISGsu1 family transposase codes for MAHCNTVLNQVVGFFKRHEFESLARKHHIGQKFRSFNRWSQFMAMMVCQLSGRKSLRDIVENLKAQGHKLYHLGMKTVSRTTLARVNDEQPHELYKELFYKMLHRCKAVAPSHRFKIDEKVYLLDATTINLCLEAFPWATYRQKKGAIKMHVGLDADGYLPEFIDVTEGKKHEMSWARMLQLPAGSLAVFDRGFTDYDWWQQLTTNGIFFVTRLKENALVEYFKKRPGRKATGVILDQEIRLKGMKDKLRLVQFIADDGNDYRFVTNAHHLKAAIVADLYKERWKIELFFKWIKQNLKIKTFLGTSENAVLTQIWIALCVYLVLAYLTFLSKIGSSMQQILRLLQLNLFERRDLESLFKPPKVEASPQLVLL; via the coding sequence GTGGCACATTGTAACACAGTCCTTAACCAAGTTGTCGGTTTTTTCAAGAGACATGAATTTGAATCCCTTGCCCGCAAGCATCACATCGGGCAGAAGTTTCGTTCTTTTAACCGTTGGTCGCAGTTCATGGCGATGATGGTTTGTCAACTTTCCGGCAGAAAAAGTCTGCGGGATATCGTGGAAAACCTCAAGGCCCAAGGCCACAAGCTCTATCATCTGGGCATGAAGACGGTTTCCCGTACCACCTTGGCCAGAGTGAACGATGAACAGCCGCATGAGTTGTACAAAGAGCTCTTTTACAAAATGCTGCATCGATGCAAGGCAGTTGCACCCAGTCATCGCTTCAAGATCGATGAAAAAGTCTATCTGCTGGATGCCACCACCATCAATCTCTGTCTGGAGGCGTTCCCTTGGGCCACCTACCGGCAGAAGAAGGGTGCCATAAAGATGCATGTCGGTCTTGATGCTGACGGCTATCTGCCTGAGTTCATCGATGTGACCGAAGGCAAGAAGCACGAGATGTCCTGGGCCAGGATGCTACAACTGCCTGCCGGTTCACTGGCCGTCTTTGACCGGGGCTTCACCGATTACGACTGGTGGCAGCAACTAACGACCAACGGCATCTTCTTCGTAACCCGGCTGAAAGAGAACGCCTTGGTGGAATACTTCAAGAAGCGTCCCGGCAGGAAAGCAACGGGCGTCATTCTTGACCAGGAGATTCGGCTCAAAGGGATGAAGGACAAACTGCGGCTTGTCCAGTTCATCGCCGATGACGGCAACGATTACCGCTTCGTGACCAATGCGCATCACCTGAAAGCAGCAATCGTGGCGGATCTCTACAAAGAGCGCTGGAAGATCGAACTGTTCTTCAAGTGGATCAAACAGAACCTGAAGATCAAGACCTTCCTCGGCACCTCGGAGAATGCCGTACTCACACAGATCTGGATTGCCCTGTGCGTGTATCTGGTACTGGCATACTTGACGTTTCTGTCAAAGATCGGATCGTCGATGCAGCAGATATTACGGTTATTACAGCTGAATTTGTTCGAGCGGCGAGACCTTGAAAGCCTATTCAAACCACCGAAAGTAGAGGCTTCGCCACAACTGGTGCTGCTTTAG
- a CDS encoding PAS domain S-box protein — MIHRHLQHSPFPVLLVEPQGRIVQASPASLEFLGIGSRHSAPSALADIMHAEQCEAVLRAGAALTDTGFWEGECSLIGRDGQPVRAFLRVARAGDDRLVMYLRDSAGRSRSEELLRIRLQLSERARCESLDELLRSALDAAERLTDSSIGYLHVVAPDREQASLQAWSSNTLATMCRVRGEKEHHPTRRAGIWGDCCRERTAMIHNDYAGLPHKKELPEGHPPIVRVMGVPIIHGDKVLAIIGVGNKATEYIREDADALHELASMIMDLVERKQAEAQLLASEKRFRTVFEQAAVGVALVDPLTGRFVRVNAKYGDIVGYSPETMLTMGFQELTHPDDLAVDLECISRLLKGEIRTFTREKRYLHRDGCNVWVRLTVSPLWADGEEPSFNIAIVEDITARKAAEAALREAKEQLELRVRERTADLEQANRALQEEVAARSQAEESLRASESRFRRLVQMAPLPLCFADASGTLRYVNDRFTRLFGYAPEDIPTQEEWWSRVCTDGRCRGETADAWQASVQRGPNGASDIEPAEFRVACKNGDIRLVEVSGITIEGTVLATFIDITERRLAEDELHRHRELLEELVHQRTAELKLRNMELASEIAERRRAEAALRCYTRRLTEMEEDLRKKLAAELHDEIGRDLTALNLNFSVIGNRLVQGPDGCLKARIEDTERLIEDISRTVRGLTAKLRPPVLDDYGLPAALRWHADLFSRRTGIEVTVRGADSVPRMPAEKEIALFRIVQEALTNCSKHANAGNVKVSLDHGDGRVRLSVVDDGIGFAPESASPTPAGSGWGLTIMRERAELIGGTFRLNTAPGKGTVLTVEIDEGS, encoded by the coding sequence GTGATCCATCGGCACCTTCAACATTCGCCGTTTCCCGTTCTGCTGGTAGAACCGCAGGGACGCATTGTGCAAGCCAGCCCGGCAAGTCTCGAATTCCTGGGCATAGGATCGCGTCACTCCGCCCCCAGCGCTCTGGCCGACATCATGCATGCGGAACAGTGCGAGGCCGTGCTTCGCGCCGGAGCCGCCTTGACCGACACCGGGTTTTGGGAAGGAGAATGTTCTTTGATCGGGCGGGATGGGCAGCCCGTGCGGGCGTTCCTCCGGGTGGCCAGGGCTGGTGATGACCGCCTGGTGATGTACCTTCGGGACTCCGCCGGGCGCAGTCGCTCCGAAGAGTTGCTGCGCATCCGTTTGCAGCTGTCGGAACGTGCCCGGTGCGAAAGCCTCGACGAGTTACTTCGGTCAGCCCTGGATGCCGCTGAACGGCTGACCGACAGCAGTATCGGTTACCTCCATGTTGTTGCCCCGGACCGGGAGCAGGCTTCCCTGCAGGCGTGGTCGAGCAATACCCTGGCCACCATGTGCCGGGTGAGAGGCGAAAAAGAGCACCATCCGACCAGACGGGCCGGGATCTGGGGTGATTGCTGTCGCGAACGTACTGCCATGATCCATAACGATTACGCCGGGCTTCCACATAAAAAGGAACTGCCCGAGGGACACCCCCCCATTGTGCGGGTGATGGGTGTGCCGATCATTCATGGCGACAAGGTGCTCGCCATTATCGGCGTGGGCAACAAGGCGACGGAGTACATCCGTGAAGATGCGGATGCGCTGCATGAGCTCGCCTCGATGATCATGGACCTGGTGGAGCGCAAGCAGGCTGAAGCGCAGTTGCTCGCAAGCGAAAAGCGCTTCAGGACGGTCTTTGAGCAGGCGGCAGTCGGGGTGGCCCTGGTTGATCCGCTGACGGGCCGGTTCGTCAGGGTCAATGCGAAATACGGCGACATCGTCGGCTACTCTCCCGAGACAATGCTGACGATGGGGTTCCAGGAGCTCACCCACCCCGACGATCTGGCGGTCGACCTGGAGTGCATCTCCCGGCTCTTGAAGGGGGAAATCCGTACCTTTACGAGAGAGAAGCGTTACCTGCACCGGGACGGCTGCAACGTGTGGGTCAGACTGACCGTCTCTCCCCTGTGGGCGGACGGCGAGGAGCCGAGCTTCAACATCGCCATCGTGGAAGACATAACCGCCCGCAAGGCGGCGGAGGCGGCCCTCCGGGAAGCGAAGGAACAGCTGGAGCTTCGCGTCAGGGAAAGGACTGCGGATCTGGAACAGGCCAACCGGGCCTTGCAGGAGGAGGTAGCCGCACGCAGCCAGGCCGAGGAATCTCTTCGTGCAAGCGAGTCAAGGTTCAGGCGTCTCGTCCAGATGGCGCCGCTGCCACTGTGCTTCGCGGATGCGAGCGGCACCTTGCGGTACGTAAACGACCGGTTCACGCGGCTGTTCGGCTATGCGCCGGAAGACATCCCGACGCAGGAGGAGTGGTGGAGTCGGGTTTGCACCGATGGGCGCTGCCGAGGGGAGACGGCCGATGCCTGGCAGGCGTCCGTGCAAAGAGGCCCGAACGGTGCGAGTGATATCGAACCCGCTGAATTCCGGGTCGCGTGCAAGAACGGTGATATTCGTCTGGTGGAAGTTTCCGGGATAACGATTGAGGGCACGGTCCTGGCGACATTCATCGATATCACCGAGCGCCGGTTGGCGGAGGATGAGCTTCATCGCCACAGGGAACTGCTCGAGGAGCTGGTTCACCAGCGGACTGCGGAACTGAAACTGCGGAACATGGAGCTGGCCTCCGAGATTGCCGAACGCCGGCGGGCCGAGGCAGCCCTCCGCTGCTACACCCGGCGTCTCACCGAGATGGAAGAGGACCTGAGGAAGAAGCTCGCCGCCGAACTGCACGACGAGATCGGGAGGGATCTGACCGCCCTCAATCTCAACTTTTCCGTTATCGGCAACCGTCTCGTGCAGGGCCCGGACGGGTGCCTCAAGGCGAGGATCGAAGACACGGAACGGCTTATCGAAGACATAAGCCGCACGGTCCGGGGCCTAACTGCCAAGCTGCGGCCGCCCGTGCTGGACGACTACGGTCTGCCGGCAGCGCTACGCTGGCATGCTGATCTTTTTTCACGGCGGACCGGGATTGAGGTGACGGTACGGGGGGCCGACAGCGTTCCCCGGATGCCTGCGGAAAAGGAAATAGCGCTCTTTCGTATCGTTCAGGAGGCCCTCACGAATTGTTCGAAACATGCAAACGCAGGGAACGTGAAGGTCTCCCTGGATCACGGCGATGGGCGGGTGCGGCTTTCGGTTGTGGACGACGGTATTGGATTTGCACCTGAAAGTGCCTCGCCGACACCGGCGGGAAGCGGCTGGGGGCTGACAATCATGCGCGAGCGGGCTGAACTGATCGGCGGGACGTTCCGGCTGAATACCGCGCCGGGCAAAGGTACGGTACTGACTGTTGAAATTGACGAGGGTTCGTAG
- a CDS encoding response regulator transcription factor, protein MVIKVLIADDHAVVRDGLTMILESQSDIAVIGQAGDGREAIAMAESLKPNVVVMDITMPELNGIEAARLIAREQPATKIVILSMHDTLEHVYRALQAGARGYLLKESAGAEVTDAVRTVMRGHRYFGRGSRLPSDMHRSACADLPKSPLDSLSQREREVLQLVVEGKKSSEIAEILSLSPKSIETYRSRLMIKLGITNIPSLVKFALLHGVTPAK, encoded by the coding sequence ATGGTGATCAAGGTTCTCATTGCCGATGACCATGCCGTCGTAAGGGACGGACTGACCATGATTCTCGAATCCCAGAGCGATATTGCCGTGATCGGTCAGGCCGGCGACGGGCGCGAGGCGATAGCGATGGCCGAGTCGCTTAAGCCCAACGTGGTGGTTATGGACATTACCATGCCGGAACTGAACGGCATCGAAGCCGCCCGCCTGATTGCCAGAGAGCAGCCGGCGACAAAAATCGTCATTCTTTCCATGCACGACACCCTTGAGCACGTCTACCGCGCGCTCCAGGCCGGCGCGCGGGGGTATCTCCTGAAGGAATCGGCAGGTGCCGAGGTCACCGATGCAGTGCGAACGGTCATGCGGGGGCACCGCTATTTCGGCAGAGGGAGTCGGCTGCCGTCCGACATGCACCGCTCCGCCTGCGCCGATCTCCCGAAAAGTCCCCTCGACAGCCTGAGCCAGCGGGAGCGGGAGGTCCTGCAGCTGGTAGTCGAGGGGAAGAAAAGCTCTGAGATTGCTGAAATCCTTTCCCTTTCACCCAAAAGCATCGAAACCTACCGCAGCAGGCTGATGATTAAGCTCGGTATCACCAATATCCCTTCGCTGGTCAAATTTGCCCTTCTACACGGCGTTACCCCCGCAAAATAG